From Cyanobacteriota bacterium:
TCATTGCTGGAGCTTTTGCCCTTAGTATTGACGGTGATCTGCCGGGGCTGCGTTGGGTGGAGTGGTTTGCTAATTGGCGATCGCGCACATTGCGTATGCCCTACGGCGATCAAGCCATTTTTCTGCGTGCGGAACAGTTCCATGCTATCGGCGGTTTCCCCCAGCAACCCATCATGGAGGACTACGAACTAATTCGCCGTCTGCGCCGTCGTGGACAAATTGCGATCGTCCCCCAGCCCGTGATCACCTCTGCCCGTCGCTGGCAAAAACTAGGTGTTTTACAAACAACCCTCATCAACCAGGCGATCGTCGCTGCCTATCGATTAGGCGTATCTCCTCAGCGCCTTGTCCGGTGGTATCGTTGAATAACTACTGGGTGCAAGACTCAAGCCTTTTTCCGTCCCATTGCCGCACTCGCGTCAGAGAGTTAACCATGTCTGTGTCCACAGCAACACTGATTCCTTGAAATCGGGCTATACAATGGTGAGGCTTGCGGCAGGGTTTTATATTTTCGCTACAAATAATCTGTAGCCTTGACTGT
This genomic window contains:
- a CDS encoding TIGR04283 family arsenosugar biosynthesis glycosyltransferase, which encodes MTADRISVIIPVLNEAATIADSLSHLQRAAGAMAIEVIVVDGGSQDGTRDQLAGLGITVLTAPPGRAHQMNAGAARATSNVLLFLHADTRLPLGFPVLVNQVLSTPGVIAGAFALSIDGDLPGLRWVEWFANWRSRTLRMPYGDQAIFLRAEQFHAIGGFPQQPIMEDYELIRRLRRRGQIAIVPQPVITSARRWQKLGVLQTTLINQAIVAAYRLGVSPQRLVRWYR